The Onychomys torridus chromosome 4, mOncTor1.1, whole genome shotgun sequence genome includes a window with the following:
- the Itprid2 gene encoding protein ITPRID2 isoform X2, whose amino-acid sequence MNSTGSGKSSGTVSSVSELLELYEEDPEEILYNLGFGRDEPDIASKIPSRFFNSSSFARGIDIKVFLSAQMQRMEVENPNYALTSRFRQIEVLTTVANAFSSLYSQVSGTPLQRIGSMSSVTSTKEATDSPPPLTRSNTANRLMKTLSKLNLCVDKTEREGSPPSERAKSLSISLAEDSGSKSDPKLQKVMKKKESSSTLATVTEEVSGSSSTVTDSVDADRLSEEADSSISHKKESEQSKEAQSLENQLLQKPAVPESDLGCDVTMSRHCELRNAPASTGDREPCAPLAIPFIRNIMTQQKDSFEMEEVQSTEGEAPHVPATCQLGLAKAKKDHLLRTASQHSDSSGFAEDSADCLPLNHLQVHETLQAMGSSADSCDSETTVTSFGEDHVTPKVQDQPYFNESEEESRAPVQKGKAKVVIAADERKADNPDSHLCETAENTGEKESIRSPGDPDAQLLEMEKDAAPGSAGELQSGGSGDSDVEKSSECEFAQYTTHHILKSLASLDAQCSGVSSEKKTGFPSSLDRVNTALQRAQMKVCSVSGQRVGRSLIKSKDLLKQRYLLAKAGYPLRRSQSLPTTLLSPVRVVSSVNVRLSPGKETRCSPPSFTYKYTSEDEQELEKEVIEHDGQSVVKSTIFIPPSSVKKEEAPQSEVTGLAECHHGRLPPCPQFAPISQSTCSLHSVHEWPDRPLCEHMRTLSAHSVPNISGASCSAFSSPFGCPYSHRHAAPRIRTCPVNPPSAIEMQLRRVLHDIRNSLQSLSQYPMMRGPDLAAAPYNTQKSSVLPLYENTFQELQVVRRSLNLFRTQMMDLELAMLRQQTVVYPHMTEEDRYEVDQLQGLRNSVRMELQDLEMQLEERLLGLDEQLRAVRGPSPFRSSVLPGMCGSRSADNLSCPSPLNVMEPVTELIREQSYLKSELGLGLGEMGFELPPGESSESVFSQATSESSSVCSSPSHNNRRSRGPSGNTGSKPRARLVARKKIFRASVALTPTAPSRTGSVQTPPDLESSEEAGAAEEASQVVGLTSHMEEEQEDLPLMSAAQEVHRNVEQDELQQVIREIKESIVGEIRREIVSGLLAAVSSSKASNSKQDSH is encoded by the exons ATGAATTCTACTGGGTCTGGGAAAAGCAGTGGTACAGTGTCAAG TGTTTCAGAACTGCTGGAGCTTTATGAAGAAGATCCTGAAGAAATTCTGTATAATCTTGGATTTGGACGAGATGAACCAGATATTGCTTCTAAAATTCCTTCCAGGTTTTTTAACTCATCGTCCTTTGCCAGAGGCATAGACATTAAAGTATTTTTGAGCGCACAAATGCAACGCATGGAAGTTGAGAACCCAAATTATGCTTTGACAA gCCGGTTCCGTCAAATTGAGGTGCTTACTACTGTGGCCAATGCGTTCTCTTCTTTATATTCCCAAGTCTCTGGGACACCCCTGCAGAGAATTGGAAGTATGTCTTCAGTGACCTCCACCAAGGAGGCAACGGATTCCCCTCCTCCTCTAACTCGAAGCAACACTGCAAACCGTCTGATGAAAACACTCTCCAAACTAAATTTGTGTGTTgataagacagagagagaagggagccccCCTAGTGAGAGAGCAAAGAGTCTAAGCATCTCACTGGCTGAGGACAGTGGCAGCAAGAGTGACCCCAAGCTGCAGAAAGTTATGAAGAAGAAGGAGTCCTCTTCTACACTGGCTACAGTTACAGAAGAAGTCTCAGGGAGTTCCTCGACCGTCACAGACAGTGTTGATGCTGACAGACTCTCTGAGGAAGCAGATAGTAGCATTAGCCACAAGAAGGAAAGCGAACAAAGCAAAGAAGCTCAGAGTCTGGAGAATCAACTGCTCCAGAAGCCTGCTGTTCCAGAATCTGACTTGGGTTGTGATGTCACCATGTCTAGGCACTGCGAGCTGAGAAATGCCCCTGCGTCCACAGGTGACAGAGAGCCCTGTGCACCACTGGCAATCCCGTTCATAAGGAATATAATGACGCAGCAGAAAGACTCCTTTGAGATGGAAGAG GTTCAGAGCACAGAGGGGGAAGCACCTCACGTGCCAGCCACTTGCCAGCTAGGCCTTGCCAAGGCGAAAAAAG ATCATCTTTTGCGAACTGCAAGTCAGCATTCCGACAGTAGTGGCTTTGCTGAGGACTCTGCAGACTGCCTCCCTCTCAATCATCTTCAG GTTCACGAAACCctgcaagccatggggagcagtGCTGACAGCTGTGACAGCGAGACCACTGTCACATCCTTTGGTGAAGACCACGTGACTCCTAAAGTACAAGACCAGCCGTATTTTAATGAGTCAGAAGAGGAGTCTCGCGCCCCTGTTCAGAAAGGAAAAGCCAAGGTGGTAATAGCTGCTGACGAAAGAAAAGCAGACAACCCAGATTCCCATCTATGTGAGACTGCAGAGAATACTGGAGAGAAAGAGTCCATAAGGAGTCCCGGTGACCCTGATGCTCAGCTTCTGGAAATGGAGAAGGATGCAGCTCCAGGCTCAGCTGGAGAGCTCCAGAGTGGAGGTAGTGGAGACAGTGACGTGGAGAAAAGCAGCGAATGTGAATTTGCCCAGTACACCACACACCATATTCTCAAatccttggcttcccttgatgccCAGTGCAGCGGTGTGAGCTCTGAAAAGAAAACGGGGTTCCCCTCTTCCCTGGATCGAGTGAATACTGCCTTGCAGAGAGCTCAAATGAAGGTTTGCAGTGTGTCTGGTCAAAGAGTAGGGCGGAGCCTAATAAAATCAAAGGATCTCTTGAAACAAAGATACTTGCTTGCAAAAGCTGGCTATCCCCTAAGAAGGTCTCAGTCTTTGCCAACCACCTTACTGAGCCCAGTAAGGGTCGTGTCTTCTGTCAATGTGCGATTATCTCCAGGAAAAGAGACCCGGTGTAGCCCACCTTCCTTCACCTACAAGTACACATCTGAAGATGAACAAGAATTGGAAAAGGAAGTGATTGAACATGATGGTCAGTCTGTGGTTAAATCCACCATCTTCATCCCCCCATCCTCTGTGAAGAAAGAAGAAGCCCCTCAGAGTGAGGTCACAGGACTGGCAGAATGCCACCATGGAAGGCTTCCCCCTTGTCCACAGTTTGCTCCAATATCCCAGTCCACCTGTTCCCTTCACTCTGTCCATGAGTGGCCGGACAGGCCCCTGTGTGAACACATGAGAACTCTGAGTGCTCACAGTGTCCCCAACATATCAGGTGCCTCATGTAgtgccttctcttctcctttcggCTGTCCCTATTCACATAGACATGCTGCCCCCCGAATCAGGACGTGTCCTGTGAATCCTCCTTCTGCCATAGAGATGCAGTTGCGAAGGGTGTTGCATGATATTAGAAACTCACTCCAGAGTCTTTCACAG TACCCTATGATGAGAGGGCCTGATCTTGCTGCTGCTCCATACAATACTCAGAAGTCATCTGTTCTACCTCTTTATGAA AATACCTTTCAGGAGCTTCAAGTTGTGAGGCGGAGCCTGAATCTGTTCAGAACACAGATGATGGACTTGGAGTTGGCCATGCTGCGGCAGCAAACCGTGGTGTACCCTCACATGACAGAGGAGGACAG GTATGAAGTTGATCAGCTGCAGGGCTTACGGAACTCTGTCCGAATGGAGCTGCAGGACCTGGAGATGCAGCTGGAAGAGCGCCTGCTGGGCCTGGATGAGCAGCTCCGCGCAGTCCGTGGGCCTTCACCTTTCAGATCCTCTGTGCTCCCG GGCATGTGCGGCAGTAGAAGTGCTGATAACTTATCATGCCCATCTCCACTGAATGTCATGGAACCA GTCACAGAACTGATACGGGAGCAGTCATACCTGAAGTCTGAGTTGGGCCTGGGACTCGGAGAGATGGGATTTGAACTTCCTCCTGGAGAAAGCTCAGAGTCCGTTTTCTCTCAAGCCACATCAGAATCATCTTCCGTCTGTTCCAGCCCCTCCCACAACAACAGAAGATCCAGAGGGCCTTCTGGTAACACAGGAAGCAAACCCAGAGCCCGCTTAGTGGCAAGAAAGAAGATATTCCGAGCCTCTGTGGCCCTGACACCAACAGCCCCCTCTAGAACAGGCTCTGTGCAGACGCCTCCAGATCTGGAGAGTTCTGAGGAAGCTGGAGCAGCTGAAGAAGCCTCACAGGTTGTGGGACTTACATCTCACATGGAGGAAGAGCAAGAAGATCTCCCACTGATGTCAGCTGCTCAGGAAGTGCATCGAAATGTGGAGCAAGATGAGTTGCAGCAAGTCATACGGGAG
- the Itprid2 gene encoding protein ITPRID2 isoform X1 yields the protein MNRPLTASAEAEEELEWQVASRRRKAWAKCRSSWQASETEDLSTEATTQDEDEDDEEDLPGAKLPAAAGRGNVPNEKIAIWLKDCRTPLGASLDEQSSGALKGVLVRNGGSFEDDLSLGAEANHLHEPDAQAENCNNILAKERRLQFHQKGRSMNSTGSGKSSGTVSSVSELLELYEEDPEEILYNLGFGRDEPDIASKIPSRFFNSSSFARGIDIKVFLSAQMQRMEVENPNYALTSRFRQIEVLTTVANAFSSLYSQVSGTPLQRIGSMSSVTSTKEATDSPPPLTRSNTANRLMKTLSKLNLCVDKTEREGSPPSERAKSLSISLAEDSGSKSDPKLQKVMKKKESSSTLATVTEEVSGSSSTVTDSVDADRLSEEADSSISHKKESEQSKEAQSLENQLLQKPAVPESDLGCDVTMSRHCELRNAPASTGDREPCAPLAIPFIRNIMTQQKDSFEMEEVQSTEGEAPHVPATCQLGLAKAKKDHLLRTASQHSDSSGFAEDSADCLPLNHLQVHETLQAMGSSADSCDSETTVTSFGEDHVTPKVQDQPYFNESEEESRAPVQKGKAKVVIAADERKADNPDSHLCETAENTGEKESIRSPGDPDAQLLEMEKDAAPGSAGELQSGGSGDSDVEKSSECEFAQYTTHHILKSLASLDAQCSGVSSEKKTGFPSSLDRVNTALQRAQMKVCSVSGQRVGRSLIKSKDLLKQRYLLAKAGYPLRRSQSLPTTLLSPVRVVSSVNVRLSPGKETRCSPPSFTYKYTSEDEQELEKEVIEHDGQSVVKSTIFIPPSSVKKEEAPQSEVTGLAECHHGRLPPCPQFAPISQSTCSLHSVHEWPDRPLCEHMRTLSAHSVPNISGASCSAFSSPFGCPYSHRHAAPRIRTCPVNPPSAIEMQLRRVLHDIRNSLQSLSQYPMMRGPDLAAAPYNTQKSSVLPLYENTFQELQVVRRSLNLFRTQMMDLELAMLRQQTVVYPHMTEEDRYEVDQLQGLRNSVRMELQDLEMQLEERLLGLDEQLRAVRGPSPFRSSVLPGMCGSRSADNLSCPSPLNVMEPVTELIREQSYLKSELGLGLGEMGFELPPGESSESVFSQATSESSSVCSSPSHNNRRSRGPSGNTGSKPRARLVARKKIFRASVALTPTAPSRTGSVQTPPDLESSEEAGAAEEASQVVGLTSHMEEEQEDLPLMSAAQEVHRNVEQDELQQVIREIKESIVGEIRREIVSGLLAAVSSSKASNSKQDSH from the exons ATGAACCGACCCCTGACGGCGTCGGCAGAGGCGGAGGAGGAACTGGAGTGGCAAGTGGCGAGTCGCAGGAGGAAGGCCTGGGCCAAGTGCCGCAGCTCCTGGCAGGCGTCGGAGACGGAGGATCTGTCCACAGAGGCTACGACgcaggacgaggacgaggacgacGAGGAGGACCTCCCCGGAGCGAAGCTGCCGGCGGCTGCGGGGCGAG GAAACGTGCCCAACGAGAAGATCGCAATATGGCTCAAAGACTGCCG CACCCCTTTGGGAGCCTCACTGGATGAGCAGAGCAGCGGAGCACTGAAGG GTGTGCTTGTGAGAAATGGAGGAAGCTTCGAAGATGACTTGTCGCTGGGAGCTGAAG CCAATCACCTCCATGAACCTGATGCTCAAGCTGAAAACTG CAACAATATCTTGGCCAAAGAGAGAAGACTACAGTTTCATCAGAAAGGGAGAAGTATGAATTCTACTGGGTCTGGGAAAAGCAGTGGTACAGTGTCAAG TGTTTCAGAACTGCTGGAGCTTTATGAAGAAGATCCTGAAGAAATTCTGTATAATCTTGGATTTGGACGAGATGAACCAGATATTGCTTCTAAAATTCCTTCCAGGTTTTTTAACTCATCGTCCTTTGCCAGAGGCATAGACATTAAAGTATTTTTGAGCGCACAAATGCAACGCATGGAAGTTGAGAACCCAAATTATGCTTTGACAA gCCGGTTCCGTCAAATTGAGGTGCTTACTACTGTGGCCAATGCGTTCTCTTCTTTATATTCCCAAGTCTCTGGGACACCCCTGCAGAGAATTGGAAGTATGTCTTCAGTGACCTCCACCAAGGAGGCAACGGATTCCCCTCCTCCTCTAACTCGAAGCAACACTGCAAACCGTCTGATGAAAACACTCTCCAAACTAAATTTGTGTGTTgataagacagagagagaagggagccccCCTAGTGAGAGAGCAAAGAGTCTAAGCATCTCACTGGCTGAGGACAGTGGCAGCAAGAGTGACCCCAAGCTGCAGAAAGTTATGAAGAAGAAGGAGTCCTCTTCTACACTGGCTACAGTTACAGAAGAAGTCTCAGGGAGTTCCTCGACCGTCACAGACAGTGTTGATGCTGACAGACTCTCTGAGGAAGCAGATAGTAGCATTAGCCACAAGAAGGAAAGCGAACAAAGCAAAGAAGCTCAGAGTCTGGAGAATCAACTGCTCCAGAAGCCTGCTGTTCCAGAATCTGACTTGGGTTGTGATGTCACCATGTCTAGGCACTGCGAGCTGAGAAATGCCCCTGCGTCCACAGGTGACAGAGAGCCCTGTGCACCACTGGCAATCCCGTTCATAAGGAATATAATGACGCAGCAGAAAGACTCCTTTGAGATGGAAGAG GTTCAGAGCACAGAGGGGGAAGCACCTCACGTGCCAGCCACTTGCCAGCTAGGCCTTGCCAAGGCGAAAAAAG ATCATCTTTTGCGAACTGCAAGTCAGCATTCCGACAGTAGTGGCTTTGCTGAGGACTCTGCAGACTGCCTCCCTCTCAATCATCTTCAG GTTCACGAAACCctgcaagccatggggagcagtGCTGACAGCTGTGACAGCGAGACCACTGTCACATCCTTTGGTGAAGACCACGTGACTCCTAAAGTACAAGACCAGCCGTATTTTAATGAGTCAGAAGAGGAGTCTCGCGCCCCTGTTCAGAAAGGAAAAGCCAAGGTGGTAATAGCTGCTGACGAAAGAAAAGCAGACAACCCAGATTCCCATCTATGTGAGACTGCAGAGAATACTGGAGAGAAAGAGTCCATAAGGAGTCCCGGTGACCCTGATGCTCAGCTTCTGGAAATGGAGAAGGATGCAGCTCCAGGCTCAGCTGGAGAGCTCCAGAGTGGAGGTAGTGGAGACAGTGACGTGGAGAAAAGCAGCGAATGTGAATTTGCCCAGTACACCACACACCATATTCTCAAatccttggcttcccttgatgccCAGTGCAGCGGTGTGAGCTCTGAAAAGAAAACGGGGTTCCCCTCTTCCCTGGATCGAGTGAATACTGCCTTGCAGAGAGCTCAAATGAAGGTTTGCAGTGTGTCTGGTCAAAGAGTAGGGCGGAGCCTAATAAAATCAAAGGATCTCTTGAAACAAAGATACTTGCTTGCAAAAGCTGGCTATCCCCTAAGAAGGTCTCAGTCTTTGCCAACCACCTTACTGAGCCCAGTAAGGGTCGTGTCTTCTGTCAATGTGCGATTATCTCCAGGAAAAGAGACCCGGTGTAGCCCACCTTCCTTCACCTACAAGTACACATCTGAAGATGAACAAGAATTGGAAAAGGAAGTGATTGAACATGATGGTCAGTCTGTGGTTAAATCCACCATCTTCATCCCCCCATCCTCTGTGAAGAAAGAAGAAGCCCCTCAGAGTGAGGTCACAGGACTGGCAGAATGCCACCATGGAAGGCTTCCCCCTTGTCCACAGTTTGCTCCAATATCCCAGTCCACCTGTTCCCTTCACTCTGTCCATGAGTGGCCGGACAGGCCCCTGTGTGAACACATGAGAACTCTGAGTGCTCACAGTGTCCCCAACATATCAGGTGCCTCATGTAgtgccttctcttctcctttcggCTGTCCCTATTCACATAGACATGCTGCCCCCCGAATCAGGACGTGTCCTGTGAATCCTCCTTCTGCCATAGAGATGCAGTTGCGAAGGGTGTTGCATGATATTAGAAACTCACTCCAGAGTCTTTCACAG TACCCTATGATGAGAGGGCCTGATCTTGCTGCTGCTCCATACAATACTCAGAAGTCATCTGTTCTACCTCTTTATGAA AATACCTTTCAGGAGCTTCAAGTTGTGAGGCGGAGCCTGAATCTGTTCAGAACACAGATGATGGACTTGGAGTTGGCCATGCTGCGGCAGCAAACCGTGGTGTACCCTCACATGACAGAGGAGGACAG GTATGAAGTTGATCAGCTGCAGGGCTTACGGAACTCTGTCCGAATGGAGCTGCAGGACCTGGAGATGCAGCTGGAAGAGCGCCTGCTGGGCCTGGATGAGCAGCTCCGCGCAGTCCGTGGGCCTTCACCTTTCAGATCCTCTGTGCTCCCG GGCATGTGCGGCAGTAGAAGTGCTGATAACTTATCATGCCCATCTCCACTGAATGTCATGGAACCA GTCACAGAACTGATACGGGAGCAGTCATACCTGAAGTCTGAGTTGGGCCTGGGACTCGGAGAGATGGGATTTGAACTTCCTCCTGGAGAAAGCTCAGAGTCCGTTTTCTCTCAAGCCACATCAGAATCATCTTCCGTCTGTTCCAGCCCCTCCCACAACAACAGAAGATCCAGAGGGCCTTCTGGTAACACAGGAAGCAAACCCAGAGCCCGCTTAGTGGCAAGAAAGAAGATATTCCGAGCCTCTGTGGCCCTGACACCAACAGCCCCCTCTAGAACAGGCTCTGTGCAGACGCCTCCAGATCTGGAGAGTTCTGAGGAAGCTGGAGCAGCTGAAGAAGCCTCACAGGTTGTGGGACTTACATCTCACATGGAGGAAGAGCAAGAAGATCTCCCACTGATGTCAGCTGCTCAGGAAGTGCATCGAAATGTGGAGCAAGATGAGTTGCAGCAAGTCATACGGGAG